ATTTCTCCGGCTATTATTGGGAAAGGGTTGCTAAGGATTTACTTAAGAACAATTACCGAGTCATCATTCCGGACCAAATTGGCTTTGGTAAGTCTTCAAAACCCGATTTTTACCAATACAGCTTTGGGCAGCTAGCGCTCAATACTAAGTTGTTATTGGATAGCTTACACATCAAAAAATTTGATCTGGTTGGTCATTCAATGGGCGGGATGCTAGCAACCACATTTGCGGCTAATTATTCTAGTGCGGTTAATAAATTGATTCTGATTAACCCTATTGGTTTAGAAGATTACGGCAAATATGTGCAGTTTAAAGATGTTAACTTTTTTTATAAAAATGAGCTCGCTAAAACACTCGATAAAGCGAGAAACTATCAGAAGAAAAATTATTATGATGGTAAATGGTCAAGCGAATACGAGAAGCTGTTAGAGCCTGTGAGAGGAATGCTTGCTGGGGATGATTGGCAAGTTGTTGCTTGGAATAATGCCTTAACTTACGGCCCGATTTTTTCAGAAAACATTGTCGATAGGTTTTCACAAATTAACAATGAAACAGTGCTTATTATTGGCACCAGAGATAAAACCGGCCCAGGTAGAGGGTGGTTAAAAGAAGGTGTAACCAGAACATTAGGCGACTA
The nucleotide sequence above comes from Shewanella sp. Arc9-LZ. Encoded proteins:
- a CDS encoding alpha/beta fold hydrolase, translated to MKKFCLVLVTLFAVVSQAFAANPVKYNKELDGFDYPFDVKTFNVNSQNKDLKMRYMDIGDKNAGKVIVLLHGKNFSGYYWERVAKDLLKNNYRVIIPDQIGFGKSSKPDFYQYSFGQLALNTKLLLDSLHIKKFDLVGHSMGGMLATTFAANYSSAVNKLILINPIGLEDYGKYVQFKDVNFFYKNELAKTLDKARNYQKKNYYDGKWSSEYEKLLEPVRGMLAGDDWQVVAWNNALTYGPIFSENIVDRFSQINNETVLIIGTRDKTGPGRGWLKEGVTRTLGDYKNLGINTQKLIKGSKLIELPGLGHMPQFEDYDVFIKAFHQALEQ